One segment of Mycolicibacterium sp. YH-1 DNA contains the following:
- a CDS encoding helix-turn-helix domain-containing protein — protein sequence MHSVAILAYDGMSGFESGLAAEIFGITELSPMFSAGISRPWYSVKLCAETPEVRMLGGATVHTAYGLADLSEADTVIIPSVRDVNEPTSPGLIEAIRTAHARESRLVSICSGAFALAAAGLLDGRSATTHWVYVDLLQARHPDVNVDPTPLYIDGGDVLTSAGCAAGLDLCLHIVRTDHGARIANDVARRLVISPHRAGGQAQYIETPVPEPTTDGAIAAGMEWALANLDAPITLDDMARKSLMSRRTYLRQFADATGTTPIKWLIGQRIQASMELLESSSLSIEQIATRVGFESPVTYRHHFVRRCKTTPTEYRSCFAGGHA from the coding sequence ATGCACTCGGTGGCGATCCTCGCCTATGACGGGATGTCCGGATTCGAGTCCGGCCTGGCTGCGGAGATCTTCGGGATCACCGAACTCTCCCCGATGTTCTCCGCAGGCATCTCGCGCCCCTGGTACTCGGTCAAGCTGTGCGCCGAGACACCCGAGGTTCGGATGCTGGGTGGCGCGACCGTGCACACCGCCTACGGGCTGGCTGATCTATCGGAAGCCGATACGGTGATCATCCCGAGCGTGCGCGATGTCAACGAGCCGACATCGCCGGGACTCATCGAGGCGATTCGGACCGCGCACGCGCGAGAGTCGCGGCTGGTGTCCATCTGCTCGGGGGCGTTCGCGCTGGCCGCCGCCGGACTTCTCGACGGTCGGTCCGCCACGACGCACTGGGTCTACGTGGATCTGCTCCAAGCGCGCCATCCCGACGTCAACGTCGATCCCACCCCGCTCTACATCGATGGCGGAGACGTGCTCACCAGCGCGGGATGCGCCGCGGGTCTGGATCTGTGCCTGCACATCGTGCGCACCGACCATGGCGCGCGTATCGCGAACGACGTGGCACGGAGGCTGGTGATCTCGCCGCACCGCGCCGGTGGACAGGCCCAGTACATCGAGACACCAGTACCCGAGCCCACGACGGACGGCGCGATCGCGGCAGGCATGGAGTGGGCGCTGGCGAACCTCGACGCACCGATCACTCTCGACGACATGGCCAGGAAGTCACTGATGTCCCGGCGCACCTATCTACGGCAGTTCGCCGATGCCACCGGAACCACGCCGATCAAATGGCTTATCGGGCAACGCATCCAGGCCAGCATGGAGCTTCTCGAGTCCTCGTCGCTGTCGATCGAGCAGATCGCCACCCGAGTCGGCTTCGAGTCCCCGGTGACGTATCGACATCACTTCGTCCGCAGGTGCAAGACCACACCCACCGAGTACCGCAGCTGCTTCGCGGGCGGTCACGCCTGA
- a CDS encoding cytochrome P450 — protein sequence MSAGATSEISFDPYDADLVVDPYPMFRRLRDEMPLYYNEQFDFYALSRFADVNAAAVDHQTFSSARGNILELIKANMDVPSGLLVMEDPPRHDIHRKLLSRMFTPRKISELEDTIRQYCARSLDPLVGSAGFDFIADLGAQMPMRVISKLLGIPEENQEAIRDHSNSHMVTDAGEPMEIASDGFDDGSIFVDYIEWRSKNPSDDIVTELLNVEFTDEDGVVRRLHRDELLMYVSVVAAAGNETTTRLIGWAAKVLAEHPDQRRELVADPSLIPKAVEELLRFEPPAPHFARYVTRDVEYYGQSVPEGSAMILLAGAANRDERQFPDPDVFDIHRDVRSHLALGVGTHYCIGSALARLEGRVAIEEILIRFPEWDIDLPNAKMSSTSTVRGWETMPAIVG from the coding sequence ATGAGCGCGGGTGCGACCAGTGAGATCTCGTTCGATCCCTACGACGCCGACCTCGTCGTCGACCCGTATCCGATGTTCCGTCGGCTACGGGACGAGATGCCGCTGTACTACAACGAGCAGTTCGACTTCTACGCGCTGAGTCGATTCGCCGACGTGAACGCGGCGGCGGTCGACCACCAGACCTTCAGCTCCGCCCGCGGCAACATCCTGGAGTTGATCAAGGCCAATATGGACGTCCCGTCGGGGCTGCTCGTGATGGAGGATCCGCCGCGTCACGACATCCACCGCAAGTTGTTGTCGCGGATGTTCACACCCCGCAAGATCAGCGAACTCGAGGACACCATTCGCCAGTACTGTGCGCGCAGCCTCGACCCGCTGGTCGGTTCCGCGGGTTTCGACTTCATCGCCGATCTGGGCGCGCAGATGCCGATGCGCGTGATCAGCAAGCTGCTAGGGATTCCGGAGGAGAACCAGGAGGCTATCCGCGATCACTCGAACTCGCACATGGTCACCGACGCCGGGGAGCCGATGGAGATTGCGTCCGACGGATTCGATGACGGCTCGATATTCGTCGACTACATCGAGTGGCGTTCCAAGAATCCCTCGGATGACATCGTGACCGAACTGCTCAACGTCGAGTTCACCGACGAGGACGGTGTGGTTCGGCGGCTGCATCGCGATGAGCTGCTGATGTATGTCAGCGTGGTCGCGGCCGCGGGCAACGAGACCACCACGCGGCTGATCGGCTGGGCGGCCAAAGTGCTTGCCGAGCATCCCGATCAGCGTCGCGAGCTAGTGGCCGATCCATCGTTGATCCCCAAGGCGGTCGAGGAGCTGTTGCGCTTCGAGCCGCCCGCCCCGCACTTCGCCCGATACGTCACCCGCGATGTCGAGTACTACGGACAGTCTGTGCCCGAGGGCAGCGCGATGATCCTGCTCGCCGGTGCCGCCAATCGCGATGAGCGTCAGTTCCCCGATCCTGATGTCTTCGACATTCACCGCGACGTCCGTTCGCATCTTGCCCTGGGTGTCGGGACGCACTACTGCATCGGCTCCGCGCTGGCGCGCCTGGAGGGGCGGGTTGCGATCGAGGAGATCCTCATACGTTTCCCCGAGTGGGACATCGACCTACCCAACGCCAAGATGTCATCCACCTCAACCGTGCGGGGCTGGGAGACCATGCCCGCGATCGTCGGCTGA
- a CDS encoding class I SAM-dependent methyltransferase, giving the protein MTQPHMDWESAYQQDAPPPWSIGQPQPELAALIADGRVRSEVLDAGCGHAELSLELARQGYQVVGLDFSPTAVAAAAAAAAERGLTSARFAQADIADFGGYDDRFSTVIDSGLLHSLPVERRADYLRCIARAAAPGAALYILSFNSEVGGDGQQRGPRGVSEDEFREAVGAYWVVDDVRPAVLYGNATAVPEGTDAPNMARFVDGDHLKMPGFLLSAHKGA; this is encoded by the coding sequence ATGACACAGCCCCACATGGATTGGGAGAGCGCCTATCAGCAGGACGCGCCGCCACCGTGGAGCATCGGCCAGCCCCAGCCCGAGCTGGCCGCGCTCATCGCCGACGGCAGGGTGCGCAGCGAGGTTCTCGACGCCGGCTGCGGACACGCCGAACTCTCACTGGAACTGGCCAGGCAGGGCTATCAGGTGGTCGGGCTGGACTTCAGCCCAACCGCGGTGGCGGCGGCCGCGGCGGCCGCCGCCGAGCGCGGCCTTACCTCGGCGCGCTTCGCGCAAGCCGACATCGCCGACTTTGGCGGATATGACGACAGGTTCTCCACCGTCATCGACAGCGGGCTGCTCCATTCGCTGCCGGTCGAGCGACGAGCGGACTACCTGCGGTGCATAGCGCGGGCCGCCGCTCCAGGCGCAGCGCTCTACATCTTGTCCTTCAACTCCGAGGTCGGCGGTGATGGACAGCAACGCGGCCCCCGCGGCGTCTCCGAGGACGAGTTCCGCGAGGCCGTGGGCGCGTACTGGGTGGTGGACGACGTGCGTCCCGCCGTCCTGTACGGCAACGCCACCGCTGTCCCCGAGGGAACGGACGCACCGAACATGGCGCGTTTCGTCGACGGGGATCACCTGAAGATGCCGGGATTCCTGCTCAGCGCCCACAAGGGCGCCTGA
- a CDS encoding SDR family oxidoreductase, protein MKIVVIGGTGLVGSKLVALLDEHGHEAIAAAPNTGVNTLTGEGLAEALTNAAVVVDVSNSPSLEGDAALQFFQTSTSNLLAAEAAAGVGHHVALSVVGTGELAAAGSGYFRAKLAQETLIAKAHVPYSIVHATQFFEFLRGITDEATDGDTVRLAPVYIQPMAAADVAEAAAITAVNTPLNRITEVAGPQRFRLDELVRTTLASRDDPRTVLADPSARYFGAEISEHSLTPREDATIFDTRLEDWDSTVAQA, encoded by the coding sequence GTGAAGATCGTCGTCATCGGAGGAACGGGTCTAGTGGGATCCAAGCTGGTGGCACTTCTTGATGAGCACGGACACGAGGCCATCGCGGCAGCGCCGAACACCGGTGTGAACACCCTGACCGGCGAGGGGCTCGCCGAGGCCCTGACCAACGCCGCGGTGGTGGTCGATGTCTCGAATTCGCCGTCGCTGGAAGGTGATGCGGCGCTGCAGTTCTTCCAGACCTCGACGTCCAACCTGCTCGCCGCGGAGGCCGCAGCCGGGGTCGGACACCACGTCGCGCTGTCAGTCGTGGGCACCGGGGAACTCGCTGCGGCTGGAAGCGGCTACTTCCGCGCGAAGCTGGCCCAGGAGACGCTGATCGCGAAGGCACACGTCCCGTACTCGATTGTTCACGCGACGCAGTTCTTCGAGTTCCTGAGGGGCATCACCGACGAGGCCACAGATGGTGACACCGTGCGGCTGGCACCGGTCTACATCCAGCCGATGGCGGCGGCCGACGTCGCCGAGGCCGCGGCGATCACGGCGGTCAACACCCCGCTGAATCGCATCACCGAGGTCGCCGGGCCCCAGCGGTTCCGTCTCGATGAACTGGTCCGCACGACCCTGGCATCGCGCGACGACCCCCGGACGGTGCTGGCGGACCCGAGCGCCCGGTACTTCGGCGCCGAGATCAGCGAGCACAGCCTCACGCCACGTGAGGACGCGACGATCTTCGACACCCGGCTCGAGGACTGGGATTCGACGGTCGCTCAGGCGTGA
- a CDS encoding TetR/AcrR family transcriptional regulator translates to MVERFTKERRLEHTRNLLVDAAEEVFANKGFSAATLDDIAAAAGYTRGAIYVHFKAKEDLFFAVSDRYWRRYFDNFAEVLAAVDEIGDDELSEIAQRWIQLTRSGGARHAALGYEFTLYLLRNPDARERVADKRREVVDALTEFVISGSQRLGLTLSVPAREFAQALIATSDGIMLAGELDDVDLFQTALRMYTSVVTPKA, encoded by the coding sequence ATGGTGGAGCGCTTTACCAAGGAGCGGCGGCTCGAGCACACACGCAATCTGCTGGTCGACGCGGCCGAGGAGGTCTTCGCCAACAAGGGGTTCAGCGCAGCGACTCTCGATGACATCGCCGCCGCCGCCGGCTACACCCGCGGGGCGATCTATGTGCACTTCAAGGCCAAGGAAGACCTGTTCTTCGCCGTCAGCGACCGCTACTGGCGTCGCTACTTCGACAACTTCGCCGAGGTGCTCGCCGCTGTGGACGAGATCGGCGACGACGAGCTGAGCGAGATCGCGCAACGCTGGATCCAGCTCACCCGCAGCGGCGGTGCACGACATGCGGCCCTGGGCTACGAGTTCACCCTCTACCTGCTGCGCAACCCCGACGCTCGCGAGCGCGTCGCCGACAAGCGCCGTGAGGTCGTCGACGCACTCACGGAATTCGTCATCAGCGGCTCACAACGGCTCGGCCTGACCTTGTCCGTCCCGGCAAGGGAATTCGCGCAAGCTCTCATCGCCACAAGCGACGGCATCATGCTCGCCGGTGAACTCGATGACGTCGACCTATTTCAGACCGCCCTGAGGATGTACACGTCGGTCGTCACGCCGAAGGCGTAG
- a CDS encoding cupin domain-containing protein, which yields MPDEKAAPRPHSDAWQTAVTVLQEAMPPAIPEGSHAMTVVVEFPPGDPGTPPHRHSGPAFGYVLEGEMLFELEGEAPRVIRAGETFWEPGGDVIHYQDGNNRDDVKSRFTVTMFCVPGQPMLTLVDDDELEARRDRRVPAPNAQ from the coding sequence ATGCCCGACGAGAAGGCAGCACCCAGGCCACACAGTGACGCCTGGCAGACCGCCGTCACCGTCCTTCAGGAGGCCATGCCGCCCGCGATTCCCGAGGGGTCGCACGCCATGACGGTCGTGGTGGAGTTTCCCCCCGGCGATCCCGGCACCCCGCCGCACCGGCACTCGGGACCAGCCTTCGGCTACGTGCTGGAGGGCGAGATGCTCTTCGAACTCGAGGGTGAGGCTCCGCGCGTCATTCGCGCCGGCGAGACCTTCTGGGAACCCGGGGGCGACGTCATCCACTACCAGGACGGCAACAATCGGGACGACGTCAAGAGCCGGTTCACCGTGACGATGTTCTGCGTTCCGGGGCAACCCATGCTCACGCTTGTCGACGACGACGAACTCGAGGCACGTCGAGACCGTCGCGTGCCAGCACCGAACGCCCAATAG
- a CDS encoding TetR/AcrR family transcriptional regulator gives MADETGLRERKKQRTRDALIAAAVRLFERNGYEQTTVAQIAAAADVTTRTFFLHFPAKEDVLFANAEVRVDIGLKAIADRSPGESISDVLARSMADMMANTFAGDLTTGLAALRARLVMSTPSLLARQLHRLLAAQSELAQALQRAYPDELDLLGAAARVGAVTGAVSAAAATSLAQGDGPEQVQAAMSRALDIALHRARS, from the coding sequence ATGGCCGATGAAACAGGGCTGCGCGAACGCAAGAAGCAGCGCACCCGGGATGCGCTGATCGCCGCAGCTGTCCGACTGTTCGAGAGGAACGGGTACGAGCAGACCACCGTCGCGCAGATCGCCGCAGCCGCCGATGTCACCACTCGGACGTTCTTTCTGCACTTTCCCGCCAAGGAGGATGTGCTGTTCGCCAACGCCGAGGTCCGGGTCGACATCGGCCTTAAGGCCATCGCCGACCGCAGCCCCGGCGAGTCGATCTCCGATGTGCTGGCCCGCAGCATGGCCGACATGATGGCCAACACCTTCGCCGGCGACTTGACCACCGGACTGGCGGCGCTCCGCGCGCGGTTGGTGATGTCAACGCCAAGCTTGCTGGCCCGGCAGTTGCACAGGCTGCTGGCAGCCCAATCCGAGCTGGCTCAAGCCCTACAGCGGGCGTACCCCGACGAACTGGACCTACTCGGCGCCGCCGCCCGCGTCGGCGCCGTCACCGGCGCGGTCAGTGCTGCAGCCGCGACCAGCCTGGCCCAGGGCGATGGCCCCGAACAAGTGCAAGCGGCCATGTCGCGCGCCTTGGACATCGCACTGCACCGCGCGCGCAGCTGA